In one Cupriavidus taiwanensis genomic region, the following are encoded:
- a CDS encoding haloacid dehalogenase type II, with protein sequence MNKIRAVVFDAYGTLFDVYSVTARAEQLFPGRGEALALLWRERQIDYTRIRTMAAPDGARYKPFWAITVDALRYAAERLGLPLDEAAEAQLLKEYACLSAFPENLGALKRLRKAGLPLGILSNGNTEMLDISVKSAGMHGLFDHVLSVDAVRQYKTAPAAYALGPLAFGLEAQEMLFVSSNGWDACGATWYGYTTFWINRAGHPAERLDVAPAGAGHDMNDLLEFVRAHGVAA encoded by the coding sequence ATGAACAAGATCCGCGCCGTCGTCTTCGATGCCTATGGCACGCTGTTCGACGTGTACTCCGTCACCGCGCGCGCGGAACAGCTGTTTCCGGGCCGCGGCGAGGCGCTGGCGCTGCTGTGGCGCGAGCGCCAGATCGACTACACCCGCATCCGCACCATGGCCGCGCCCGACGGCGCGCGCTACAAGCCGTTCTGGGCCATCACCGTGGATGCGCTGCGCTACGCCGCCGAGCGCCTGGGCCTGCCGCTGGACGAAGCCGCCGAGGCCCAGCTGCTGAAGGAATACGCGTGCCTGTCGGCGTTCCCGGAAAACCTGGGCGCGCTCAAGCGCCTGCGCAAGGCGGGGCTGCCGCTGGGCATCCTGTCCAACGGCAATACGGAGATGCTCGACATCTCGGTCAAGAGTGCCGGCATGCACGGCCTGTTCGACCATGTGCTGTCGGTCGATGCGGTGCGCCAGTACAAGACCGCGCCGGCCGCCTATGCGCTCGGGCCGCTGGCGTTCGGCCTGGAGGCGCAGGAGATGCTGTTCGTCTCGTCCAACGGCTGGGACGCGTGCGGCGCCACCTGGTATGGCTACACCACTTTCTGGATCAACCGTGCCGGCCATCCGGCGGAGCGGCTCGATGTCGCCCCCGCCGGCGCCGGGCACGACATGAACGACCTGCTCGAATTCGTCCGCGCCCATGGCGTGGCGGCATAG